The Oncorhynchus tshawytscha isolate Ot180627B linkage group LG20, Otsh_v2.0, whole genome shotgun sequence genome has a window encoding:
- the LOC112220383 gene encoding mediator of RNA polymerase II transcription subunit 15 isoform X1: protein MEVPGPDSDWRSPAFRQKVVAQIEEAMRKAGTAHTKSSNDMENHVYVKAKSREEYLSLVARLIIHFRDIHKKAQGGGPDPMNALTNLPGVPGVPGGIGMGPRPPGAPMGGMGQMQMSQHAMAGVAGNPQSIGGPGQMQMQQIAQQQAQQQAQQQSIQFQQFQAQQQQTAMQQQQQTAMQQQTAMQQQTAIQQQQFQVQQQMKLQQLQQQHHQNQQLQQQHQNQQQQQAQNQQQQNQMHPSRHQQQQIQLQLQQQHAQSIQHMVQQQQQQQVQSQPQPTQLPPHSQQQQQGMVPQSLAGQMAPTQHVPISSLSQQQQQQQQQLKIQALQARALQQQQQQQQQAQQAAQQAQQAAAQAQLAAAVPGQMMMPRLGMQIPPRLPRAASNPAIPPNSAAVGGQQLPQVQQHQMMSSPSPVQVQTPQSMPPPPQPQPSPQPPSSQPNSVSSSGPTPSPGGFQPSPSPQPSHSPATARTPQNYGVPSPGPLNTPGNPSSVISPVGASQLEDQQYMEKLKQLSKYIEPLRRMINKIDKNEDRKKDLSKMKSLLNILTDPSTRCPLRTLQKCEIALEKLKNDMAVPTPPPPPVPCTKQQYLCQPLLDAVMANIRSPVFNHSLYRTFAPAMTAIHGPPITGPTIVARKRKHEEDDRQTIPNILQGEVARLNAKFLVNLDPSFCSNNGTVHLICKLDDKNLPSVPPLQLSIPADYPDQSPQWADDGQVYGANPFLKNVHRNMTSKLLQLPDKHSVTALLNTWAQSVRQACLSAA, encoded by the exons ATGGAGGTCCCAGGACCAGATAGCGACTGGAGAAGCCCTGCATTCCGACAGAAAGTTGTTGCACAAAT TGAAGAGGCGATGAGAAAGGCTGGGACTGCACACACAAAGTCCAGCAATGATATGGAGAACCATGTCTATGTCAAAGCCAAATCTAGA GAAGAATACTTGTCCCTGGTAGCAAGGTTGATCATTCATTTCAGAGACATTC ATAAAAAGGCGCAAGGAGGTGGTCCTG ATCCCATGAATGCCCTGACAAATCTCCCAGGGGTTCCAGGGGTTCCAGGGGGCATCGGTATGGGGCCTCGGCCACCTGGTGCGCCCATGGGTGGAATGGGGCAGATGCAAATGAGTCAGCATGCCATGGCAGGAGTGGCTGGAAATCCTCAATCGA TAGGAGGTCCAGGGCAGATGCAGATGCAGCAGATTGCCCAGCAGCAGGCCCAGCAGCAGGCCCAGCAACAGTCCATCCAGTTCCAGCAGTTCCAGGCACAGCAGCAACAGACAGCCATGCAACAACAGCAACAGACGGCCATGCAGCAGCAGACAGCAATGCAACAACAGACAGCCATACAACAGCAGCAGTTTCAGGTCCAGCAGCAGATGAAGCTGCAACAATTACAGCAGCAACACCATCAGAACCAACAGCTCCAACAGCAGCACCaaaaccagcagcagcagcaggcccaaAACCAGCAACAACAGAACCAG ATGCACCCATCAAGGCACCAGCAACAGCAGATTCAGTTACAACTCCAACAGCAGCATGCACAGTCCATCCAGCACATGGtccagcaacaacagcagcaacaggttcagtctcagccccagccgaCCCAGCTGCCCCCCcactcccagcagcagcagcagggcatGGTGCCCCAGTCTCTGGCTGGGCAGATGGCCCCCACACAGCATGTGCCCATCAGCTCGCtcagtcagcagcagcagcagcaacagcagcagctcaAGATCCAAGCCTTGCAG GCTAGAGcattgcagcagcagcagcaacagcagcagcaggcccaGCAGGCAGCGCAGCAAGCCCAACAGGCGGCGGCTCAGGCCCAGCTAGCGGCAGCTGTACCTGGCCAG ATGATGATGCCCCGCCTTGGGATGCAAATTCCGCCCCGGTTGCCCCGCGCTGCCTCGAACCCCGCCATACCTCCAAACTCTGCTGCCGTGGGAGGACAGCAGTTACCACAG GTGCAGCAGCACCAGATGATGTCATCGCCCTCGCCGGTACAGGTGCAGACACCCCAGTCCatgcccccccctccccagccACAGCCATCGCCACAGCCCCCATCCTCCCAGCCAAACTCAGTCAG CAGTTCTGGTCCCACACCGTCGCCGGGGGGCTTCCAGCCTAGCCCGTCCCCCCAGCCCTCACATAGCCCAGCCACCGCACGCACCCCGCAGAACTATGGTGTCCCCTCCCCAGGACCTCTCAACACTCCAG GGAACCCCAGTTCAGTGATAAGTCCAGTCGGGGCCTCTCAACTGGAGGACCAACAGTACATGGAGAAACTCAAACAGCTTTCCAAATACATCGAGCCGCTGCGCAGGATGATCAACAAGATAGACAAAAACGAAG ATAGGAAAAAGGACCTGAGTAAGATGAAGAGCCTGCTGAACATTCTCACTGACCCCAGCACAAG GTGTCCTCTCAGGACCTTACAGAAGTGTGAAATAGCACTGGAGAAACTGAAGAATGATATGGCTGTG CCGACACCACCCCCTCCACCTGTGCCCTGCACCAAGCAGCAGTACCTGTGCCAGCCCCTCTTGGATGCCGTCATGGCAAACATCCGCTCTCCTGTTTTCAACCATTCCCTGTACCGTACCTTTGCCCCAGCCATGACCGCCATCCACGGGCCTCCAATCAC AGGCCCCACCATCGTGGCCCGGAAGAGGAAACACGAGGAGGATGACCGCCAGACCATCCCCAACATCCTGCAGGGGGAGGTGGCCCGCCTCAACGCCAAGTTCCTGGTTAACCTGGACCCCTCATTCTGCAGTAACAACGGCACGGTGCATCTAATCTGTAAACTAG ACGACAAGAACCTGCCAAGTGTGCCACCTCTCCAGCTCAGCATCCCTGCAGACTACCCAGACCAAAGCCCTCAGTGGGCAGACGATGGGCAAGTGTATG GTGCCAACCCCTTCCTAAAGAACGTTCATAGAAACATGACCTCCAAACTCCTACAGCTCCCAGACAAGCACTCTGTGACTGCACTGCTCAATACTTGGGCCCAGAGTGTCAGACAAGCCTGTCTTTCTGCAGCGTAG
- the LOC112220383 gene encoding mediator of RNA polymerase II transcription subunit 15 isoform X4, with protein MEVPGPDSDWRSPAFRQKVVAQIEEAMRKAGTAHTKSSNDMENHVYVKAKSREEYLSLVARLIIHFRDIHKKAQGGGPDPMNALTNLPGVPGVPGGIGMGPRPPGAPMGGMGQMQMSQHAMAGVAGNPQSIGGPGQMQMQQIAQQQAQQQAQQQSIQFQQFQAQQQQTAMQQQQQTAMQQQTAMQQQTAIQQQQFQVQQQMKLQQLQQQHHQNQQLQQQHQNQQQQQAQNQQQQNQMHPSRHQQQQIQLQLQQQHAQSIQHMVQQQQQQQVQSQPQPTQLPPHSQQQQQGMVPQSLAGQMAPTQHVPISSLSQQQQQQQQQLKIQALQMMMPRLGMQIPPRLPRAASNPAIPPNSAAVGGQQLPQVQQHQMMSSPSPVQVQTPQSMPPPPQPQPSPQPPSSQPNSVSSSGPTPSPGGFQPSPSPQPSHSPATARTPQNYGVPSPGPLNTPGNPSSVISPVGASQLEDQQYMEKLKQLSKYIEPLRRMINKIDKNEDRKKDLSKMKSLLNILTDPSTRCPLRTLQKCEIALEKLKNDMAVPTPPPPPVPCTKQQYLCQPLLDAVMANIRSPVFNHSLYRTFAPAMTAIHGPPITGPTIVARKRKHEEDDRQTIPNILQGEVARLNAKFLVNLDPSFCSNNGTVHLICKLDDKNLPSVPPLQLSIPADYPDQSPQWADDGQVYGANPFLKNVHRNMTSKLLQLPDKHSVTALLNTWAQSVRQACLSAA; from the exons ATGGAGGTCCCAGGACCAGATAGCGACTGGAGAAGCCCTGCATTCCGACAGAAAGTTGTTGCACAAAT TGAAGAGGCGATGAGAAAGGCTGGGACTGCACACACAAAGTCCAGCAATGATATGGAGAACCATGTCTATGTCAAAGCCAAATCTAGA GAAGAATACTTGTCCCTGGTAGCAAGGTTGATCATTCATTTCAGAGACATTC ATAAAAAGGCGCAAGGAGGTGGTCCTG ATCCCATGAATGCCCTGACAAATCTCCCAGGGGTTCCAGGGGTTCCAGGGGGCATCGGTATGGGGCCTCGGCCACCTGGTGCGCCCATGGGTGGAATGGGGCAGATGCAAATGAGTCAGCATGCCATGGCAGGAGTGGCTGGAAATCCTCAATCGA TAGGAGGTCCAGGGCAGATGCAGATGCAGCAGATTGCCCAGCAGCAGGCCCAGCAGCAGGCCCAGCAACAGTCCATCCAGTTCCAGCAGTTCCAGGCACAGCAGCAACAGACAGCCATGCAACAACAGCAACAGACGGCCATGCAGCAGCAGACAGCAATGCAACAACAGACAGCCATACAACAGCAGCAGTTTCAGGTCCAGCAGCAGATGAAGCTGCAACAATTACAGCAGCAACACCATCAGAACCAACAGCTCCAACAGCAGCACCaaaaccagcagcagcagcaggcccaaAACCAGCAACAACAGAACCAG ATGCACCCATCAAGGCACCAGCAACAGCAGATTCAGTTACAACTCCAACAGCAGCATGCACAGTCCATCCAGCACATGGtccagcaacaacagcagcaacaggttcagtctcagccccagccgaCCCAGCTGCCCCCCcactcccagcagcagcagcagggcatGGTGCCCCAGTCTCTGGCTGGGCAGATGGCCCCCACACAGCATGTGCCCATCAGCTCGCtcagtcagcagcagcagcagcaacagcagcagctcaAGATCCAAGCCTTGCAG ATGATGATGCCCCGCCTTGGGATGCAAATTCCGCCCCGGTTGCCCCGCGCTGCCTCGAACCCCGCCATACCTCCAAACTCTGCTGCCGTGGGAGGACAGCAGTTACCACAG GTGCAGCAGCACCAGATGATGTCATCGCCCTCGCCGGTACAGGTGCAGACACCCCAGTCCatgcccccccctccccagccACAGCCATCGCCACAGCCCCCATCCTCCCAGCCAAACTCAGTCAG CAGTTCTGGTCCCACACCGTCGCCGGGGGGCTTCCAGCCTAGCCCGTCCCCCCAGCCCTCACATAGCCCAGCCACCGCACGCACCCCGCAGAACTATGGTGTCCCCTCCCCAGGACCTCTCAACACTCCAG GGAACCCCAGTTCAGTGATAAGTCCAGTCGGGGCCTCTCAACTGGAGGACCAACAGTACATGGAGAAACTCAAACAGCTTTCCAAATACATCGAGCCGCTGCGCAGGATGATCAACAAGATAGACAAAAACGAAG ATAGGAAAAAGGACCTGAGTAAGATGAAGAGCCTGCTGAACATTCTCACTGACCCCAGCACAAG GTGTCCTCTCAGGACCTTACAGAAGTGTGAAATAGCACTGGAGAAACTGAAGAATGATATGGCTGTG CCGACACCACCCCCTCCACCTGTGCCCTGCACCAAGCAGCAGTACCTGTGCCAGCCCCTCTTGGATGCCGTCATGGCAAACATCCGCTCTCCTGTTTTCAACCATTCCCTGTACCGTACCTTTGCCCCAGCCATGACCGCCATCCACGGGCCTCCAATCAC AGGCCCCACCATCGTGGCCCGGAAGAGGAAACACGAGGAGGATGACCGCCAGACCATCCCCAACATCCTGCAGGGGGAGGTGGCCCGCCTCAACGCCAAGTTCCTGGTTAACCTGGACCCCTCATTCTGCAGTAACAACGGCACGGTGCATCTAATCTGTAAACTAG ACGACAAGAACCTGCCAAGTGTGCCACCTCTCCAGCTCAGCATCCCTGCAGACTACCCAGACCAAAGCCCTCAGTGGGCAGACGATGGGCAAGTGTATG GTGCCAACCCCTTCCTAAAGAACGTTCATAGAAACATGACCTCCAAACTCCTACAGCTCCCAGACAAGCACTCTGTGACTGCACTGCTCAATACTTGGGCCCAGAGTGTCAGACAAGCCTGTCTTTCTGCAGCGTAG
- the LOC112220383 gene encoding mediator of RNA polymerase II transcription subunit 15 isoform X3: protein MEVPGPDSDWRSPAFRQKVVAQIEEAMRKAGTAHTKSSNDMENHVYVKAKSREEYLSLVARLIIHFRDIHKKAQGGGPDPMNALTNLPGVPGVPGGIGMGPRPPGAPMGGMGQMQMSQHAMAGVAGNPQSRGPGQMQMQQIAQQQAQQQAQQQSIQFQQFQAQQQQTAMQQQQQTAMQQQTAMQQQTAIQQQQFQVQQQMKLQQLQQQHHQNQQLQQQHQNQQQQQAQNQQQQNQMHPSRHQQQQIQLQLQQQHAQSIQHMVQQQQQQQVQSQPQPTQLPPHSQQQQQGMVPQSLAGQMAPTQHVPISSLSQQQQQQQQQLKIQALQARALQQQQQQQQQAQQAAQQAQQAAAQAQLAAAVPGQMMMPRLGMQIPPRLPRAASNPAIPPNSAAVGGQQLPQVQQHQMMSSPSPVQVQTPQSMPPPPQPQPSPQPPSSQPNSVSSSGPTPSPGGFQPSPSPQPSHSPATARTPQNYGVPSPGPLNTPGNPSSVISPVGASQLEDQQYMEKLKQLSKYIEPLRRMINKIDKNEDRKKDLSKMKSLLNILTDPSTRCPLRTLQKCEIALEKLKNDMAVPTPPPPPVPCTKQQYLCQPLLDAVMANIRSPVFNHSLYRTFAPAMTAIHGPPITGPTIVARKRKHEEDDRQTIPNILQGEVARLNAKFLVNLDPSFCSNNGTVHLICKLDDKNLPSVPPLQLSIPADYPDQSPQWADDGQVYGANPFLKNVHRNMTSKLLQLPDKHSVTALLNTWAQSVRQACLSAA, encoded by the exons ATGGAGGTCCCAGGACCAGATAGCGACTGGAGAAGCCCTGCATTCCGACAGAAAGTTGTTGCACAAAT TGAAGAGGCGATGAGAAAGGCTGGGACTGCACACACAAAGTCCAGCAATGATATGGAGAACCATGTCTATGTCAAAGCCAAATCTAGA GAAGAATACTTGTCCCTGGTAGCAAGGTTGATCATTCATTTCAGAGACATTC ATAAAAAGGCGCAAGGAGGTGGTCCTG ATCCCATGAATGCCCTGACAAATCTCCCAGGGGTTCCAGGGGTTCCAGGGGGCATCGGTATGGGGCCTCGGCCACCTGGTGCGCCCATGGGTGGAATGGGGCAGATGCAAATGAGTCAGCATGCCATGGCAGGAGTGGCTGGAAATCCTCAATCGA GAGGTCCAGGGCAGATGCAGATGCAGCAGATTGCCCAGCAGCAGGCCCAGCAGCAGGCCCAGCAACAGTCCATCCAGTTCCAGCAGTTCCAGGCACAGCAGCAACAGACAGCCATGCAACAACAGCAACAGACGGCCATGCAGCAGCAGACAGCAATGCAACAACAGACAGCCATACAACAGCAGCAGTTTCAGGTCCAGCAGCAGATGAAGCTGCAACAATTACAGCAGCAACACCATCAGAACCAACAGCTCCAACAGCAGCACCaaaaccagcagcagcagcaggcccaaAACCAGCAACAACAGAACCAG ATGCACCCATCAAGGCACCAGCAACAGCAGATTCAGTTACAACTCCAACAGCAGCATGCACAGTCCATCCAGCACATGGtccagcaacaacagcagcaacaggttcagtctcagccccagccgaCCCAGCTGCCCCCCcactcccagcagcagcagcagggcatGGTGCCCCAGTCTCTGGCTGGGCAGATGGCCCCCACACAGCATGTGCCCATCAGCTCGCtcagtcagcagcagcagcagcaacagcagcagctcaAGATCCAAGCCTTGCAG GCTAGAGcattgcagcagcagcagcaacagcagcagcaggcccaGCAGGCAGCGCAGCAAGCCCAACAGGCGGCGGCTCAGGCCCAGCTAGCGGCAGCTGTACCTGGCCAG ATGATGATGCCCCGCCTTGGGATGCAAATTCCGCCCCGGTTGCCCCGCGCTGCCTCGAACCCCGCCATACCTCCAAACTCTGCTGCCGTGGGAGGACAGCAGTTACCACAG GTGCAGCAGCACCAGATGATGTCATCGCCCTCGCCGGTACAGGTGCAGACACCCCAGTCCatgcccccccctccccagccACAGCCATCGCCACAGCCCCCATCCTCCCAGCCAAACTCAGTCAG CAGTTCTGGTCCCACACCGTCGCCGGGGGGCTTCCAGCCTAGCCCGTCCCCCCAGCCCTCACATAGCCCAGCCACCGCACGCACCCCGCAGAACTATGGTGTCCCCTCCCCAGGACCTCTCAACACTCCAG GGAACCCCAGTTCAGTGATAAGTCCAGTCGGGGCCTCTCAACTGGAGGACCAACAGTACATGGAGAAACTCAAACAGCTTTCCAAATACATCGAGCCGCTGCGCAGGATGATCAACAAGATAGACAAAAACGAAG ATAGGAAAAAGGACCTGAGTAAGATGAAGAGCCTGCTGAACATTCTCACTGACCCCAGCACAAG GTGTCCTCTCAGGACCTTACAGAAGTGTGAAATAGCACTGGAGAAACTGAAGAATGATATGGCTGTG CCGACACCACCCCCTCCACCTGTGCCCTGCACCAAGCAGCAGTACCTGTGCCAGCCCCTCTTGGATGCCGTCATGGCAAACATCCGCTCTCCTGTTTTCAACCATTCCCTGTACCGTACCTTTGCCCCAGCCATGACCGCCATCCACGGGCCTCCAATCAC AGGCCCCACCATCGTGGCCCGGAAGAGGAAACACGAGGAGGATGACCGCCAGACCATCCCCAACATCCTGCAGGGGGAGGTGGCCCGCCTCAACGCCAAGTTCCTGGTTAACCTGGACCCCTCATTCTGCAGTAACAACGGCACGGTGCATCTAATCTGTAAACTAG ACGACAAGAACCTGCCAAGTGTGCCACCTCTCCAGCTCAGCATCCCTGCAGACTACCCAGACCAAAGCCCTCAGTGGGCAGACGATGGGCAAGTGTATG GTGCCAACCCCTTCCTAAAGAACGTTCATAGAAACATGACCTCCAAACTCCTACAGCTCCCAGACAAGCACTCTGTGACTGCACTGCTCAATACTTGGGCCCAGAGTGTCAGACAAGCCTGTCTTTCTGCAGCGTAG
- the LOC112220383 gene encoding mediator of RNA polymerase II transcription subunit 15 isoform X2: protein MEVPGPDSDWRSPAFRQKVVAQIEEAMRKAGTAHTKSSNDMENHVYVKAKSREEYLSLVARLIIHFRDIHKKAQGGGPDPMNALTNLPGVPGVPGGIGMGPRPPGAPMGGMGQMQMSQHAMAGVAGNPQSIGGPGQMQMQQIAQQQAQQQAQQQSIQFQQFQAQQQQTAMQQQQQTAMQQQTAMQQQTAIQQQQFQVQQQMKLQQLQQQHHQNQQLQQQHQNQQQQQAQNQQQQNQMHPSRHQQQQIQLQLQQQHAQSIQHMVQQQQQQQVQSQPQPTQLPPHSQQQQQGMVPQSLAGQMAPTQHVPISSLSQQQQQQQQQLKIQALQARALQQQQQQQQQAQQAAQQAQQAAAQAQLAAAVPGQMMMPRLGMQIPPRLPRAASNPAIPPNSAAVGGQQLPQVQQHQMMSSPSPVQVQTPQSMPPPPQPQPSPQPPSSQPNSVSSGPTPSPGGFQPSPSPQPSHSPATARTPQNYGVPSPGPLNTPGNPSSVISPVGASQLEDQQYMEKLKQLSKYIEPLRRMINKIDKNEDRKKDLSKMKSLLNILTDPSTRCPLRTLQKCEIALEKLKNDMAVPTPPPPPVPCTKQQYLCQPLLDAVMANIRSPVFNHSLYRTFAPAMTAIHGPPITGPTIVARKRKHEEDDRQTIPNILQGEVARLNAKFLVNLDPSFCSNNGTVHLICKLDDKNLPSVPPLQLSIPADYPDQSPQWADDGQVYGANPFLKNVHRNMTSKLLQLPDKHSVTALLNTWAQSVRQACLSAA, encoded by the exons ATGGAGGTCCCAGGACCAGATAGCGACTGGAGAAGCCCTGCATTCCGACAGAAAGTTGTTGCACAAAT TGAAGAGGCGATGAGAAAGGCTGGGACTGCACACACAAAGTCCAGCAATGATATGGAGAACCATGTCTATGTCAAAGCCAAATCTAGA GAAGAATACTTGTCCCTGGTAGCAAGGTTGATCATTCATTTCAGAGACATTC ATAAAAAGGCGCAAGGAGGTGGTCCTG ATCCCATGAATGCCCTGACAAATCTCCCAGGGGTTCCAGGGGTTCCAGGGGGCATCGGTATGGGGCCTCGGCCACCTGGTGCGCCCATGGGTGGAATGGGGCAGATGCAAATGAGTCAGCATGCCATGGCAGGAGTGGCTGGAAATCCTCAATCGA TAGGAGGTCCAGGGCAGATGCAGATGCAGCAGATTGCCCAGCAGCAGGCCCAGCAGCAGGCCCAGCAACAGTCCATCCAGTTCCAGCAGTTCCAGGCACAGCAGCAACAGACAGCCATGCAACAACAGCAACAGACGGCCATGCAGCAGCAGACAGCAATGCAACAACAGACAGCCATACAACAGCAGCAGTTTCAGGTCCAGCAGCAGATGAAGCTGCAACAATTACAGCAGCAACACCATCAGAACCAACAGCTCCAACAGCAGCACCaaaaccagcagcagcagcaggcccaaAACCAGCAACAACAGAACCAG ATGCACCCATCAAGGCACCAGCAACAGCAGATTCAGTTACAACTCCAACAGCAGCATGCACAGTCCATCCAGCACATGGtccagcaacaacagcagcaacaggttcagtctcagccccagccgaCCCAGCTGCCCCCCcactcccagcagcagcagcagggcatGGTGCCCCAGTCTCTGGCTGGGCAGATGGCCCCCACACAGCATGTGCCCATCAGCTCGCtcagtcagcagcagcagcagcaacagcagcagctcaAGATCCAAGCCTTGCAG GCTAGAGcattgcagcagcagcagcaacagcagcagcaggcccaGCAGGCAGCGCAGCAAGCCCAACAGGCGGCGGCTCAGGCCCAGCTAGCGGCAGCTGTACCTGGCCAG ATGATGATGCCCCGCCTTGGGATGCAAATTCCGCCCCGGTTGCCCCGCGCTGCCTCGAACCCCGCCATACCTCCAAACTCTGCTGCCGTGGGAGGACAGCAGTTACCACAG GTGCAGCAGCACCAGATGATGTCATCGCCCTCGCCGGTACAGGTGCAGACACCCCAGTCCatgcccccccctccccagccACAGCCATCGCCACAGCCCCCATCCTCCCAGCCAAACTCAGTCAG TTCTGGTCCCACACCGTCGCCGGGGGGCTTCCAGCCTAGCCCGTCCCCCCAGCCCTCACATAGCCCAGCCACCGCACGCACCCCGCAGAACTATGGTGTCCCCTCCCCAGGACCTCTCAACACTCCAG GGAACCCCAGTTCAGTGATAAGTCCAGTCGGGGCCTCTCAACTGGAGGACCAACAGTACATGGAGAAACTCAAACAGCTTTCCAAATACATCGAGCCGCTGCGCAGGATGATCAACAAGATAGACAAAAACGAAG ATAGGAAAAAGGACCTGAGTAAGATGAAGAGCCTGCTGAACATTCTCACTGACCCCAGCACAAG GTGTCCTCTCAGGACCTTACAGAAGTGTGAAATAGCACTGGAGAAACTGAAGAATGATATGGCTGTG CCGACACCACCCCCTCCACCTGTGCCCTGCACCAAGCAGCAGTACCTGTGCCAGCCCCTCTTGGATGCCGTCATGGCAAACATCCGCTCTCCTGTTTTCAACCATTCCCTGTACCGTACCTTTGCCCCAGCCATGACCGCCATCCACGGGCCTCCAATCAC AGGCCCCACCATCGTGGCCCGGAAGAGGAAACACGAGGAGGATGACCGCCAGACCATCCCCAACATCCTGCAGGGGGAGGTGGCCCGCCTCAACGCCAAGTTCCTGGTTAACCTGGACCCCTCATTCTGCAGTAACAACGGCACGGTGCATCTAATCTGTAAACTAG ACGACAAGAACCTGCCAAGTGTGCCACCTCTCCAGCTCAGCATCCCTGCAGACTACCCAGACCAAAGCCCTCAGTGGGCAGACGATGGGCAAGTGTATG GTGCCAACCCCTTCCTAAAGAACGTTCATAGAAACATGACCTCCAAACTCCTACAGCTCCCAGACAAGCACTCTGTGACTGCACTGCTCAATACTTGGGCCCAGAGTGTCAGACAAGCCTGTCTTTCTGCAGCGTAG